In one Perca fluviatilis chromosome 7, GENO_Pfluv_1.0, whole genome shotgun sequence genomic region, the following are encoded:
- the prss35 gene encoding inactive serine protease 35: MGPITLCVLLPVTVLALVVAVAAEENAVDDEYTWPQWKVPLVKKKGKRRTVPLSSPNFSAHPQPELSGTCGIECQRRLPATSLDALEQFLSYETVYENGTRTYTSVSVQGLNEVTAWSKNISSSSRQKREVYGTDTRFTISDKQFSTKYPFSTSVKISTGCSGVLVSPKHVLTAAHCIHDGKDYLNGVQKLRVGILKEKSRRGKGGKGRGGRGKGKRRKGDTDKEEVQEKEENKGKGDRNGKGKGRKSRSRRSAESGKPSFRWTGVKKTQVPKGWFKGVSDGLTADYDYAVLELKKAPKVKHMDLGVVPSVKKLPAGRIHFSGFDDDRPGNLVYRFCSVSEESNDLLYQYCDAKPGSSGSGIYIRLKEPGKKKWKRKIIGVFSGHQWVDVNGNGMQQDYNVAVRITPLKYAQICYWVHGDSSECQVA, from the coding sequence ATGGGCCCAATAACCCTGTGTGTGCTGCTCCCGGTGACGGTGCTGGCTTTGGTGGTGGCTGTAGCTGCTGAGGAGAATGCAGTCGACGACGAATATACCTGGCCGCAATGGAAGGTGCCTCTGgtaaaaaagaaagggaaaagacGCACTGTGCCTCTAAGCAGCCCAAACTTTTCTGCCCATCCTCAGCCAGAGCTGAGTGGGACCTGTGGGATTGAGTGTCAGCGCCGCCTCCCTGCCACGTCTCTGGACGCCTTGGAGCAGTTCCTCTCCTACGAGACGGTTTATGAGAATGGTACACGCACATATACCTCTGTTTCTGTGCAGGGTCTCAATGAGGTGACTGCCTGGTCCAAAAACATCTCGTCTAGCTCCCGCCAAAAACGAGAGGTGTACGGCACAGATACACGCTTCACCATCTCTGATAAGCAGTTCTCCACCAAATATCCATTCTCCACCTCTGTGAAGATCTCCACGGGATGCTCTGGAGTTCTCGTGTCACCTAAACATGTGCTGACCGCTGCCCACTGCATCCATGATGGCAAGGATTATCTAAATGGGGTGCAGAAGCTGCGTGTTGGTATTCTGAAGGAGAAGTCCAGACGAGGGAAAGGAGGcaaagggagaggagggagaggaaagggCAAAAGGAGAAAGGGAGACACAGATAAAGAGGAAGTACAGGAGAAGGAAGAGAATAAAGGGAAAGGGGACCGAAACGGAAAAGGGAAAGGTAGAAAGAGCCGGAGTCGGCGAAGTGCAGAATCAGGGAAACCTTCGTTTAGGTGGACCGGGGTCAAGAAGACCCAGGTGCCTAAGGGCTGGTTTAAAGGTGTGTCTGATGGACTGACTGCGGATTATGACTATGCTGTTTTGGAGCTGAAGAAAGCCCCCAAAGTCAAGCACATGGATCTAGGTGTTGTCCCCTCTGTCAAGAAGCTCCCTGCTGGGAGGATCCACTTCTCCGGCTTTGATGATGACCGTCCTGGCAACCTGGTGTACCGGTTCTGCTCCGTCTCAGAGGAGTCCAATGATTTGTTGTACCAATACTGTGATGCCAAACCTGGCTCCAGTGGCTCTGGGATCTACATCCGCCTCAAAGAGCCTGGCAAGAAGAAGTGGAAGAGGAAGATCATTGGGGTTTTCTCCGGTCACCAGTGGGTGGATGTAAACGGGAACGGGATGCAGCAGGATTACAACGTGGCGGTGAGGATAACACCTCTCAAATATGCCCAGATCTGCTACTGGGTCCATGGGGACTCGAGTGAGTGCCAGGTAGCCTAA